A stretch of Babesia bigemina genome assembly Bbig001, chromosome : III DNA encodes these proteins:
- a CDS encoding Clp amino terminal domain containing protein, putative, translating into MKHRGQHITAEAFRNDATSSSCRRFGSLLPSSNIRRRCYSTGDSSGQARSPDKRALLNFNNFSDNAVKVLMLSQEEARRASTTQIAARHIFQGLVCLDSGLAAHVLREFGVTVNTIRAAADNIFRVDTSNSNEALDTKLMTFSDEAKEALELSSVEAELLGHSAIETEHILLGLLRCRSEEVARLLNTLSLNPDEVRKLTLKYITEHKEKPEEVQQSDTWKQALSQYSYMPAQGRSVDVMKETYTSPLATFTVDITAKAELGKLPKVLCRDAEIDRAIRTLCRKHKRNPILIGEPGVGKTAVIEGLAMQLLKGGATPSLRHKRLRQLDLGLLVAGARFRGQFEERLTKLIEEVKTMKDVILVIDEAHMLVGAGAGEGALDAANLFKPSLARGEIQCVAITTPKEYRKYFEKDAALSRRFQPIYVNEPTDEDTKTILNATTEEYGKYHKVSYNPEAVAAALKFSKQFIQDRFLPDKAIDILDEAGALAKIRFHARTKSHQEDAGNSATTQDANNERSQTETAANTTQSDSQCSIDAGGMRGAESNGSTTQETNALSGISYGFAVKGDVDLQQTGSAGNEGGMCATISDSDGASGSSSSADSYYTEDSELESDMAEQSPAAPVCEVNTEHVAEVVSTWTGIPLQRLSEDEIEGLRNMESELHKRIIGHEEAVKHICKAIRRAKTNIKNPERPIGSFLFCGPPGVGKSEIAKALTNLLFASEKNIIKLDMSEYNEPHSISRILGSPPGYKGHDSGGQLTEKLRKNPYSVVMFDEIEKAHPNVINILLQVLEDGKLTDSKNQTVSFKNAVIIMTSNTGSNVIERASRGSHTFGFNIQDKPADESKNYSEIKSLVCEELKSQFKPELVDRIDDIIIFRPLTDQQLRQISKLMIEETLKRARDAGMDIVVDDSFVDFVLKLPRDEKGGARPIRRLITSNLEDKLAEFVINKDYEPGKRYRVAVDDQKHIVIRADNDTGKVYQKEPPQPVSPIVITEDNVENPLCVLHTLNEVEV; encoded by the exons ATGAAGCATCGAGGGCAACACATCACCGCGGAAGCTTTCAGGAATGACGCCACAAGCTCAAGCTGCCGCAGATTCGGCAGCCTTCTACCCAGCTCTAACATACGGCGACGATGCTACAGCACCGGGGATTCGAGCGGCCAAGCGAGGTCCCCAGACAAACGCGCTCTGCTAAACTTCAACAACTTTAGCGACAATGCGGTTAAAGTGCTGATGTTGTCGCAGGAGGAGGCACGCAGAGCCTCCACGACCCAAATCGCAGCTAGACACATATTCCAGGGATTGGTGTGTCTAGATTCCGGACTCGCTGCCCACGTACTGAGGGAATTCGGAGTTACCGTTAACACCATcagagcagcagctgacaATATCTTCCGGGTTGATACAA GCAACTCCAACGAGGCGTTGGATACAAAGCTGATGACATTCTCGGATGAAGCCAAGGAAGCTTTGGAGCTCTCATCTGTAGAAGCGGAGCTACTGGGCCACAGTGCCATAGAAACCGAGCACATACTCCTCGGCCTCCTCCGTTGCAGAAGCGAAGAGGTGGCACGGCTGCTCAACACGCTGTCGCTGAATCCCGACGAAGTGCGAAAACTCACGCTGAAGTACATCACAGAACATAAGGAAAAACCTGAAGAGGTGCAGCAGAGTGATACGTGGAAACAAGCACTCAGCCAGTACTCCTACATGCCAGCCCAGGGGCGGTCTGTCGACGTCATGAAAGAAACCTACACCTCGCCTCTTGCTACATTCACCGTAGACATCACTGCGAAGGCGGAGCTCGGGAAACTGCCAAAGGTGTTGTGTCGTGATGCGGAAATCGATCGGGCCATAAGAACCCTCTGCAGAAAACACAAACGAAACCCTATCTTAATCGGTGAGCCGGGTGTGGGTAAAACCGCGGTCATAGAG GGACTCGCAATGCAATTGCTCAAAGGAGGCGCAACCCCAAGTCTTCGGCACAAGAGATTAAGGCAGCTCGACTTGGGGCTACTGGTTGCAGGAGCCAGGTTCAGGGGCCAGTTTGAAGAACGCCTGACCAAGCTGATTGAGGAGGTCAAGACCATGAAAGACGTTATACTTGTCATCGATGAAGCGCATATGCTCGTGGGGGCAGGCGCGGGCGAGGGTGCACTCGACGCCGCAAATCTGTTCAAGCCGTCCCTTGCTCGAGGCGAAATTCAATGCGTGGCGATCACGACGCCGAAGGAGTACCGGAAATATTTCGAAAAG GATGCCGCACTGTCACGCCGGTTTCAGCCCATCTACGTAAACGAGCCCACCGATGAGGACACGAAAACCATCCTCAACGCAACCACAGAAGAATATGGAAAGTATCACAAGGTGTCGTACAACCCTGAAGCAGTGGCAGCGGCTCTAAAGTTTTCGAAACAATTCATACAAGACAGGTTCCTGCCAGACAAGGCCATCGACATTCTTGATGAAGCAGGCGCCTTGGCCAAAATAAGGTTCCATGCGCGAACAAAGTCACATCAGGAGGATGCCGGAAATTCGGCGACTACACAGGACGCGAACAACGAACGAAGTCAAACGGAAACTGCTGCAAACACAACGCAATCGGATAGTCAATGCTCGATAGACGCAGGTGGCATGCGCGGAGCTGAGAGTAACGGGTCTACAACGCAGGAAACAAACGCGTTATCGGGAATCAGTTACGGTTTCGCAGTGAAGGGGGATGTGGATCTCCAACAAACTGGCAGTGCAGGAAATGAAGGGGGAATGTGCGCGACTATTTCAGACTCAGACGGCGCAAGCGGCAGTTCTAGCAGTGCAGACTCGTACTACACTGAAGATTCGGAATTGGAAAGTGACATGGCAGAACAGTCACCTGCAGCACCTGTCTGCGAAGTGAACACCGAGCATGTGGCGGAGGTGGTGTCAACGTGGACCGGGATACCCTTACAAAGACTCAGCGAGGACGAAATAGAGGGGCTGCGGAATATGGAAAGTGAACTCCATAAGAGAATCATTGGACATGAGGAAGCTGTGAAGCATATTTGCAAGGCTATTCGTCGCGCGAAAACGAACATTAAGAATCCAGAACGGCCGATCGGCAGCTTCTTGTTCTGCGGCCCGCCCGGGGTCGGCAAGTCAGAAATCGCCAAGGCACTGACCAACCTGTTGTTCGCCAGCGAAAAGAACATCATAAAGCTAGACATGTCCGAGTACAATGAACCGCACAGCATAAGCCGGATTCTCGGGAGCCCGCCAGGATACAAGGGACACGATTCTGGAGGTCAACTCACTGAGAAGCTGCGTAAAAATCCGTATTCCGTTGTTATGTTCGACGAAATAGAAAAGGCGCACCCCAACGTCATCAATATTTTGTTGCAGGTTTTGGAGGACGGGAAACTAACGGATTCCAAGAACCAGACGGTGTCGTTCAAGAATGCGGTCATTATCATGACCAGCAACACGGGCTCGAACGTCATTGAAAGGGCATCACGCGGATCGCACACATTCGGGTTCAATATTCAAGACAAACCGGCTGATGAGAGCAAGAACTACTCGGAAATAAAGTCGCTGGTCTGCGAAGAGCTGAAATCGCAATTCAAACCCGAGCTCGTTGACAGAATCGACGACATCATCATATTCAGACCGCTCACAGACCAACAACTACGGCAAATATCGAAGCTGATGATTGAAGAGACCCTGAAAAGGGCGCGTGACGCTGGTATGGACATCGTTGTGGACGATTCGTTCGTGGACTTCGTTTTGAAATTGCCACGCGACGAGAAGGGCGGCGCGCGGCCGATCAGACGACTCATAACAAGCAACCTGGAGGACAAACTAGCCGAGTTTGTCATAAACAAGGACTACGAGCCTGGTAAGCGGTACCGGGTGGCGGTAGACGACCAGAAGCACATCGTCATAAGGGCCGATAACGATACCGGCAAAGTATACCAAAAGGAACCGCCGCAGCCTGTATCGCCTATTGTAATAACCGAGGATAACGTGGAAAACCCGTTGTGCGTACTACACACTCTTAACGAAGTAGAAGTATAA
- a CDS encoding Protein FAM188A, with protein MTLDGQDAGEPAATMDYDDELQLALKLSLEEYKWTTQANQKFGSHASGFFDSLKDDAHGRSGAQKRADDTVSMSFILDQMHHFHKIIKNEVDATHELNTHSASPAGSVEPRPSTTISRNRLADLVETLFGTEENRTASSENIRSWCKQGFCFQENPKLFWGLKQQYLGPCGVLASVQAYMLQCTLFHGGIYGSLELMQQSDAPENVLMELREVYYNFIKLEHPDFPEEWLHIPAILEALCAVLYNATPDSHYKVILFEPLKRQSMANAVHAIMYSSNYVYVEFDSISQVASHLLKNLHLLMCEMGVMSLTLSVLATRGVENVRNDMDDPSMPMVGIYGHSSQELVNLLLQGRAVSNVFDGEKVLQDGDKSLPYKLKGIPGVGCVGFLSEREASRHCAVGSYYKYPKFPVWVLASFSHYTALFALNMEYCKRTEEEMHSVNALTVWSCLDPDDNKFISKDLLPSLLDMLGVTALYKDACNHVIADSNLVLQTTFMDWYLSRTASRSGERRNENVTLFHYNGQDSMAPLSMVSVKHISQTELGELRKSATEDDEYAVDSTIAGFAKSPAVNLAKTIWTRWPKTLVDTLQMKSETRVAPDA; from the exons ATGACGCTGGACGGCCAGGACGCGGGCGAGCCAGCCGCAACCATGGACTACGACGATGAGTTGCAGCTCGCCCTCAAGCTGTCGCTGGAGGAGTACAAGTGGACCACGCAGGCCAACCAGAAGTTCGGGTCGCACGCCTCAGGGTTCTTCGACAGCCTCAAGGACGATGCGCATGGGCGATCCGGGGCGCAAAAGCGGGCTGACGACACCGTGTCAATGAGCTTCATCCTAGACCAGATGCACCATTTCCACAAGATCATCAAAAACGAAGTCGATGCCACACATGAACTG aacaCACATAGCGCGTCGCCTGCGGGCAGCGTCGAGCCCAGGCCGAGCACCACCATCTCCCGCAACCGGCTGGCCGACCTGGTGGAGACGTTGTTCGGCACGGAGGAAAACCGGACTGCGTCATCGGAAAACATAAGGTCGTGGTGCAAGCAGGGTTTTTGCTTCCAGGAGAACCCCAAGCTGTTCTGGGGGCTGAAGCAGCAGTACCTCGGGCCGTGCGGCGTCCTCGCGTCCGTGCAGGCGTACATGCTCCAGTGCACGCTCTTCCACGGCGGGATCTACGGCAGCCTGGAGCTCATGCAGCAGTCGGACGCGCCCGAAAACGTGCTCATGGAGCTGCGCGAGGTGTACTACAACTTCATAAAGCTGGAACACCCCGACTTTCCGGAGG AGTGGCTGCACATACCCGCGATTCTCGAGGCTTTGTGTGCCGTACTGTACAACGCGACTCCGGATTCGCACTACAAGGTGATCCTCTTCGAGCCTCTGAAGCGCCAG AGCATGGCGAATGCAGTGCACGCAATAATGTACAGCTCGAACTACGTGTACGTCGAGTTCGACAGCATCTCGCAAGTGGCCTCGCACCTACTCAAGAACCTGCACCTGCTCATGTGCGAGATGGGCGTGATGTCGCTAACTCTATCGGTGCTCGCGACCAGGGGCGTGGAGAACGTGCGGAACGACATGGACGACCCCTCGATGCCCATGGTGGGGATTTACGGGCACTCGTCGCAGGAGCTCGtcaacctgctgctgcaggggCGGGCTGTCTCCAACGTCTTCGACGGGGAGAAGGTGCTGCAAGACGGCGATAAGTCCCTGCCTTACAAGCTCAAGGGCATCCCCGGCGTAGGCTGCGTGGGGTTCCTCAGCGAGAGGGAGGCCAGCAGGCACTGCGCAGTGGGGTCATACTACAAGTACCCCAAGTTCCCCGTGTGGGTGCTTGCCAGCTTCAGCCATTACACGGCGCTATTCGCACTCAACATGGAGTACTGCAAGCGTACTGAGGAGGAGATGCATTCCGTCAACGCTTTGACGGTGTGGAGTTGCCTGGACCCCGACGACAACAAGTTCATTTCAAAGGACCTGCTGCCCTCGCTCCTGGATATGCTGGGCGTGACCGCGCTCTACAAGGACGCGTGCAACCACGTCATTGCGGACTCCAACCTCGTGCTGCAAACCACGTTCATGGACTGGTACTTATCACGCACGGCGAGTCGGTCGGGCGAACGGCGCAACGAGAACGTCACGCTGTTCCACTACAACGGCCAGGACTCCATGGCTCCGCTCAGCATGGTCTCGGTGAAACACATCTCGCAAACGGAACTCGGCGAGCTGCGCAAATCGGCGACGGAGGACGACGAATACGCGGTGGACTCCACCATAGCGGGCTTCGCGAAGTCGCCTGCCGTGAACCTGGCAAAGACCATCTGGACCCGCTGGCCCAAGACCCTCGTCGACACCCTGCAAATGAAGAGCGAGACGCGCGTCGCACCAGATGCGTGA
- a CDS encoding vacuolar protein sorting 29, putative gives MSTGGSDLGELIMVVGDLHVPQRALDLPQCFRELLNTDKIKQVLCTGNVGSQKMVDLLLGISPNLHMVKGDFDDDPKLPEELIVNIGMFDHYVSYRSSGNFKIGLINGYQLPSWGDKEAVYEYAKRMGVDVLVYGHTHISDVSKVSGKILVNPGSATGAFQPWAPNSIPTFMLMAIQGQKIVVYVYEEHEGQANVVMSEVDQDQDDVTPSNAQLSAKALLSSKKVAH, from the coding sequence ATGTCTACCGGGGGGAGTGACTTGGGTGAGCTTATTATGGTCGTCGGCGACCTACACGTCCCGCAACGAGCACTGGACCTGCCGCAATGTTTTCGCGAGCTGCTGAACACGGACAAGATTAAACAGGTGCTGTGCACTGGAAATGTCGGTTCCCAGAAAATGGTGGACCTTCTCCTGGGAATATCCCCGAACTTACACATGGTCAAGGGTGACTTCGACGATGACCCGAAGCTACCAGAGGAATTAATCGTCAATATTGGTATGTTTGACCATTATGTATCTTATAGATCATCAGGTAACTTCAAGATTGGACTCATCAACGGATACCAGCTGCCTTCCTGGGGGGACAAAGAGGCTGTCTACGAATACGCAAAGCGCATGGGCGTGGACGTGCTTGTCTATGGTCACACCCACATAAGCGATGTATCGAAGGTGTCGGGTAAAATACTGGTGAACCCTGGATCGGCAACTGGTGCTTTTCAGCCATGGGCGCCAAACTCGATTCCGACGTTCATGCTTATGGCCATTCAGGGCCAGAAAATTGTCGTGTACGTGTACGAGGAGCACGAAGGTCAAGCCAATGTAGTTATGAGCGAAGTTGATCAAGATCAGGACGACGTTACTCCGTCCAACGCGCAGCTGTCTGCTAAGGCGCTCTTGAGCAGCAAAAAAGTAGCACATTAA
- a CDS encoding MIP18 family protein encodes MDNVNPVLYKKTNGPSTIESQERFILSKKATSYFYIDHHMALDSDEEAKAEDKAANSLFQPTTGFEPFEVQEIFDIIRDIKDPEYSYTLENLKVLEEHNIHIDNDNSIVTVHFTPTVPHCSQATVIGLMIYVKLRQSLPPRFKIDVQIAEGSHNNEKAINKQLLDKERVAAALENPVLLELINDGIYYNSLSQNGLINI; translated from the exons ATGGATAACGTCAACCCCGTGCTCTACAAAAAGACAAACGGCCCTTCGACTATCGAGTCGCAGGAACGGTTCATTTTAAGCAAAAAAGCAACGTCGTATTTCTACATCGACCACCATATGGCGCTGGACTCGGACGAAGAGGCGAAAGCCGAAGACAAGGCCGCCAACAGCCTGTTCCAGCCTACGACCGGATTCGAGCCCTTCGAAGTCcag GAAATATTCGACATCATCCGCGATATCAAGGACCCTGAGTACTCGTACACACTGGAGAATCTAAAGGTGCTGGAGGAGCATAACATACACATCGACAACGACAATAGCATCGTCACCGTTCACTTCACCCCTACGGTACCACATTGCTCCCAG GCTACTGTCATAGGACTCATGATCTACGTGAAGCTGCGACAGAGCCTCCCTCCTCGCTTCAAAATTGACGTGCAAATCGCAGAAG GATCGCATAACAACGAGAAGGCGATAAACAAACAGCTCCTAGACAAGGAGCGCGTCGCGGCAGCCCTGGAGAATCccgtgctgctggagttgATAAACGATG GGATTTACTACAACAGCTTATCGCAAAACGGCCTCATTAACATCTGA
- a CDS encoding Ribosomal RNA large subunit methyltransferase L, with the protein MSSHWQKPYRLFARCVRGLEGALSSELESLGFPRHCLIKGRSGVTVEEGSLRRLYYLSYFSRLCNGVFVEAASFPLRDKAAFTDSCADITWPAFIRSNGSFLVESRVSEGSGFIHCGRYASQLVKDGVSHHFGRSLGMPTPSVSFSDPDVKVLLHVGGGEARVLVDAVGGATSARRYRYKPAISDIDPTVAVALLHDIGFASLHTSHSDLNEYERLCTGMSEDGIASVRGNEHQMDAASPCHPAATKLRSPECPLADGSNIASQSSDPCTGFTKLHSPSNSASDKTIAPTDGSVVDLFCGCGTVLIEAAMMAARIAPGSLWSSFAFQKFGIYDDVSFRRLQRYAAGTTLPKDSEAYQSLLGSFVGIESCWEKVEACLYSAERAGVLDLLRVTQSDYLKDGLYTSHRSRRNGERWRYLIAQLPRLKCKFNDVPDHDGGISVDSTCNRKSASGVNSLPPAADRHTKHTRPTQNRKAQRSSSAVSALDPLRYYKLVHNISKFRQRFFEDDAKCVLVAPSLLQLPDLEAAYGGPLRGGRAFVKSGVPSMAYHSHQKDDPNKWF; encoded by the exons ATGAGCAGCCATTGGCAGAAGCCTTATCGTCTCTTTGCCAGATGCGTACGCGGTCTTGAGGGAGCCTTGTCAAGTGAGctcgagtcgctgggcttTCCCAGGCACTGCCTGATAAAGGGTCGGTCCGGCGTGACCGTAGAGGAAGGCTCGTTGCGCAGGCTTTACTACTTGTCATATTTCTCGAG GTTGTGCAAtggagtctttgttgaGGCCGCATCATTTCCGTTGAGGGACAAGGCTGCCTTCACCGACAGTTGCGCCGACATAACGTGGCCTGCATTCATCCGCTCCAACGGCTCATTCTTGGTGGAATCGCGTGTGTCAGAAGGAAGTGGGTTCATCCATTGCGGCAGATACGCCTCGCAATTGGTCAAGGATGGCGTGTCGCATCACTTCGGCCGCAGCCTGGGGATGCCAACTCCGTCGGTATCGTTCAGCGACCCGGACGTCAAAGTGTTACTCCATGTCGGTGGAGGAGAAGCTAGGGTTCTAGTTGACGCCGTCGGTGGTGCCACATCAGCCCGCAGATACCGTTACAAGCCTGCCATCAGCGACATCGACCCTACGGTGGCCGTGGCGCTTCTGCATGACATCGGTTTCGCATCCCTCCATACTAGCCATTCCGACCTGAATGAATACGAACGCTTATGTACAGGTATGAGTGAAGATGGGATTGCATCTGTGCGTGGAAATGAACACCAAATGGACGCAGCCTCTCCATGCCATCCAGCGGCAACAAAACTACGGTCACCAGAGTGTCCCCTCGCCGATGGGAGCAATATCGCATCTCAAAGCTCCGATCCTTGTACAGGATTTACAAAACTTCACAGTCCGAGCAACAGTGCTTCTGATAAAACTATAGCTCCCACTGATGGCAGTGTGGTCGACTTGTTCTGCGGCTGTGGTACAGTTCTGATCGAGGCGGCCATGATGGCAGCACGTATAGCGCCAGggtcactttggtcaagcTTCGCGTTTCAAAAATTCGGTATATACGATGATGTGTCGTTTAGGCGCCTGCAAAGATATGCAGCCGGGACCACCTTGCCCAAGGACTCCGAAGCTTACCAGTCGCTACTCGGTAGCTTTGTGGGCATAGAATCCTGCTGGGAAAAGGTCGAAGCGTGCCTCTACTCCGCAGAGCGGGCCGGAGTGCTCGACCTACTCCGTGTCACGCAGAGCGACTATTTGAAGGACGGTTTGTATACTTCCCACCGTAGCCGCAGAAACGGCGAGCGGTGGCGGTACCTCATAGCGCAGCTTCCGCGTCTCAAGTGCAAGTTCAACGACGTACCTGACCATGATGGAGGCATCTCAGTCGATAGCACATGTAACAGGAAGAGCGCCAGTGGTGTAAACTCGTTGCCACCGGCGGCGGACCGCCATACGAAACATACACGGCCCACCCAAAATAGAAAGGCGCAACGGAGCTCTTCAGCCGTCTCTGCACTAGATCCGCTTCGCTACTACAAGCTGGTGCACAACATATCTAAATTCAGGCAGCGGTTCTTTGAGGATGACGCTAAGTGCGTGCTGGTAGCACCATCCTTGTTGCAACTGCCAGACCTGGAGGCCGCATACGGCGGTCCGCTGCGTGGTGGCCGGGCGTTCGTAAAGTCAGGAGTGCCATCAATGGCCTACCATAGCCATCAGAAGGATGACCCTAACAAGTGGTTTTAA
- a CDS encoding pentatricopeptide repeat domain containing protein, putative, translated as MKMKIALSQATTLGIDFVKCIETLQTSPYCKRNSNAELTLAILEDMRKKQNVIDAVSYKLAICTCAKCGYTDDALQLYDEMIRNKHAADHGVMRAIMAQLAKEGRGMECSRMFQDMKKLDAVTKGDETFVQPADYLKVIEACSKAQLYGEAFEAYKEMKQLKSYSPTPAVVNEMLSLCYMTGNWREAMELYAGLVKENKTPTLHQFKLLLSTLLMSRKFTEMESVYSQMQQEPIQMDAMSYQLLLDAYAKTGQFKKALKIIEDMERQRRLQGQYEPFISAVEACRQSGEWKLALQLLRKAHEHNTHKSIDMYNAVLAVFSVAEEWDSIISLHREIDNACKESTGTANSVAMNGDTVAYAAMAYFYTGDRTQANTLLQLPVTDTPLLVKIRSSIQAELLSEAPGRGEGRV; from the exons ATGAAAATGAAAATCGCATTATCGCAGGCAACCACGCTGGGCATAGACTTCGTCAAGTGCATCGAAACTCTACAAACGTCCCCATATTGCA AGCGGAACTCCAACGCGGAGCTCACGTTGGCGATTCTTGAGGACATGCGCAAGAAGCAAAACGTCATCGACGCAGTCAGCTACAAACTGGCTATTTGCACGTGCGCCAAGTGCGGATATACGGACGACGCACTGCAACTGTACGACGAGATGATCCGAAACAAACACGCTGCGGACCACGGGGTCATGCGCGCCATCATGGCGCAGCTGGCCAAAGAGGGAAGGGGTATGGAGTGCAGTAGAATGTTCCAGGACATGAAAAAACTGGATGCAGTCACTAAAGGCGACGAAACGTTCGTGCAACCCGCAGACTACCTCAAAGTGATCGAGGCATGCTCCAAGGCGCAACTGTACGGAGAGGCGTTTGAAGCGTACAAGGAAATGAAGCAGCTTAAAAGCTACTCACCAACACCAGCAGTGGTCAACGAGATGCTATCGCTGTGCTACATGACGGGGAACTGGCGAGAAGCAATGGAACTTTACGCAGGACTGGTGAAGGAAAACAAAACACCGACGCTGCATCAGTTCAAGCTGTTGTTGAGCACACTGCTCATGTCGCGGAAATTCACAGAAATGGAGTCGGTATACAGCCAGATGCAACAGGAACCCATACAAATGGATGCAATGTCCTACcaactgctgctggacgcttACGCGAAGACGGGGCAATTCAAAAAGGCGCTCAAGATTATAGAGGATATGGAACGTCAACGACGACTCCAAGGGCAATATGAGCCTTTCATATCCGCCGTTGAAGCGTGTAGGCAATCTGGTGAGTGGAAGCTTGCACTGCAGTTGTTGAGGAAAGCGCATGAGCATAATACGCACAAATCCATAGACATGTACAACGCAGTGCTTGCAGTATTCTCCGTCGCAGAGGAGTGGGATTCAATCATATCGCTGCACCGCGAAATCGACAACGCGTGCAAAGAATCGACGGGAACGGCCAACAGCGTTGCTATGAACGGAGATACCGTAGCATACGCCGCCATGGCTTATTTCTACACAGGGGACAGGACACAGGCAAACACACTGCTGCAGTTGCCTGTTACTGACACACCATTGCTCGTAAAAATCAGGAGCAGCATCCAAGCCGAGCTTCTGTCTGAAGCGCCGGGGCGAGGGGAAGGACGAGTGTAG
- a CDS encoding ubiquinone/menaquinone biosynthesis methyltransferases family protein, putative, with translation MTLGFKNLRNAVGIFRGTAAKAGHIRGICATRRYSTAYTPEFIRSVFSNVATRYDLMNDLMSVGIHRLWKDTFVTEAVTAVADLNNEIAKATFEGREYEGPTVLKILDLAGGTGDIAFRILDKAKDMRIKDAGGFILHSPKTRIQPEITIMDPSCEMTDVGQQRAASLGFTDITWTNAPAENMPVPDDTFDIITCAFGLRNFSDRMQGLKECYRVLKPGGRLMILEFSHCESSLLGALYEAYSDLVIPNLGKYIANDVNAYQYLVDSIRSFPTQEELAEALTKLNFTLVSYRNLSGGIVAMHSAFKQQ, from the coding sequence ATGACACTCGGTTTCAAAAATCTACGCAATGCCGTGGGCATTTTCCGTGGCACCGCCGCCAAAGCTGGGCATATCCGCGGCATATGCGCCACGAGGCGATACTCCACCGCCTACACCCCCGAGTTCATACGGTCTGTCTTCTCGAACGTAGCTACGCGATACGACCTCATGAATGATCTGATGAGCGTTGGGATCCACCGGCTGTGGAAGGATACGTTTGTGACGGAAGCAGTGACCGCCGTCGCCGACCTTAACAATGAAATCGCGAAAGCGACCTTCGAGGGCAGAGAATACGAAGGGCCTACCGTATTGAAGATCCTAGATCTCGCAGGCGGCACTGGAGATATCGCTTTCCGCATACTGGACAAGGCCAAGGACATGCGTATAAAGGACGCTGGAGGGTTCATCCTGCACTCACCGAAAACGCGCATCCAACCGGAAATCACAATCATGGACCCATCATGTGAAATGACCGATGTTGGGCAACAGCGCGCCGCGAGCCTTGGTTTCACGGACATCACGTGGACCAATGCACCGGCGGAAAACATGCCCGTACCAGACGACACCTTCGACATCATCACGTGCGCCTTCGGGCTGCGGAACTTCAGCGACCGGATGCAAGGGCTCAAGGAGTGCTACAGGGTGCTCAAACCCGGTGGCAGGCTCATGATCCTCGAGTTTAGCCATTGTGAAAGCAGCCTCTTGGGAGCACTCTATGAAGCCTACTCAGACCTCGTCATACCCAACCTGGGGAAATATATCGCAAATGATGTGAATGCGTACCAGTATTTGGTAGACTCTATCCGCAGCTTCCCTACGCAGGAGGAGCTGGCCGAGGCGCTCACGAAACTCAACTTCACGCTCGTGTCTTATCGCAACCTCTCCGGCGGAATCGTCGCCATGCACTCAGCATTTAAACAACAGTGA